In the genome of Candidatus Rokuibacteriota bacterium, one region contains:
- a CDS encoding branched-chain amino acid ABC transporter permease: MSNALNILLSGVFHAAILFLVAAGLQLVFGVQRIFNLACGSFYALGAYVGVSAARAAVAAGVPQELFILALVLAGLALAVVGPLVEWLLRFVYERDETFQLLLTFAIVLMFEDIMRMIWGTSPFSTGGLYLVYGRVTVLGVTVPVYNLIVIAASLLIALLMGYVLVRTRFGRIVRATAENREMSEALGVNMRAIYVKVFTLGTVLGTLGGALVIPATAAMSEMGIELIVEAFAVVVIGGLGSMRGAFVGALVVGVLRAVAISTYPELEMLLIYLIVIGVLVLRPRGLFGGVAA; encoded by the coding sequence ATGTCCAACGCCCTCAATATCCTCCTGAGCGGTGTCTTTCACGCGGCGATCCTCTTCCTGGTGGCCGCGGGCCTCCAGCTCGTCTTCGGGGTCCAGCGGATCTTCAACCTGGCCTGCGGGAGCTTCTACGCCCTCGGCGCGTACGTCGGGGTGTCCGCGGCCAGGGCCGCGGTCGCGGCCGGCGTCCCGCAGGAGCTGTTCATCCTGGCGCTCGTCCTCGCCGGCCTTGCCCTGGCGGTCGTCGGCCCGCTGGTCGAGTGGCTCCTCAGGTTCGTCTACGAGCGGGACGAGACCTTCCAGCTCCTCCTGACGTTCGCCATCGTGCTGATGTTCGAAGACATCATGCGGATGATCTGGGGCACCTCTCCGTTCTCCACGGGCGGGCTCTACCTGGTGTACGGCCGGGTGACGGTCCTGGGCGTCACCGTGCCCGTCTACAACCTCATCGTGATCGCGGCGAGCCTCCTCATCGCGCTCCTCATGGGCTACGTGCTGGTCCGGACGCGCTTTGGGCGGATCGTCCGCGCCACGGCGGAGAACCGGGAGATGAGCGAGGCGCTGGGCGTGAACATGCGGGCCATATACGTGAAGGTCTTCACGCTGGGAACGGTGCTGGGCACACTGGGCGGCGCCCTGGTCATCCCGGCGACTGCCGCCATGAGCGAGATGGGGATCGAACTGATTGTGGAAGCCTTTGCCGTGGTCGTCATCGGCGGGCTCGGCAGCATGCGGGGGGCCTTCGTGGGCGCACTGGTGGTGGGCGTGCTGAGAGCTGTCGCGATCTCGACCTACCCCGAGCTGGAGATGCTCCTGATCTACCTCATCGTGATCGGCGTGCTGGTGCTCCGGCCCAGGGGCCTCTTCGGGGGGGTCGCCGCGTGA